The DNA region GGTCAAGACGCACGTCTCGCACATCCTGCGCAAGCTGGGAGCCGCGGACCGCACGCAGGCGGTCGTGGCGGCCGCGAAGGCCGGCATCGTCGAGATCCGGTAGCGGCGCCCGCCGGACCGGCGGCGCATCATCCTCCGGTATGACCCCGGAACGGCACCGGGGTACCCCCCAATCATCCGCAGCGGTGGACTGTGGGCAGCCTCCATTGGCGACACTCTCTCTAGACGGTCGCATTGCGGGCCGTAGGCTTCGGGGATCGGGCGCACCGGCACCGACGCGGCCCGGCCCCCAAGAGAGGAGGTGCCCGCCATGTACGCATTCCTCGCCAAGAGGCTCATCGCCGAGGAGGGTGCGACCGCAGTCGAGTACGGCCTGATGGTCGCCCTCATCGCGGTCGTGATCATCGCGGCCGTGACGCTCCTGGGCTCGAACCTCGCCGCAATGTTCGAGCGGATCGCCGGCGCCATCGGCGGCTAGCTTCCGAACGGGCTTCCTCGGCGCCGGCCGGCGCAGTCCGCAGCGACCGGCGCCGATGTGTCGCTCCAGGGGTTCGCACGAGAGGAGAGCGACCCCCATGTACCTCGGTTCCGTCATACTGCGCGACTCGAAGGCGGCCTGCTCCGAACGCGGGGCGGCCGCCGTCGAGTTCGCACTCGTCGCGATGCTGCTCATCCTGCTGCTCGTCGGCTCGCTGCAGTTCGGCCTGATCTTCAACCGCTGGCTGATGGCCGAGCATGCGGCCCGCGAGGGCGTGCGGTGGGCGAGCCTGCGCAACCCGGCGGGCGCCGTGCGTGCGCAGGCGATCGCGGCGTCACCGGGCCTGGACCTCGGGGCGGGCGACGTGAGCGTGTCGCCGGGCGATCCCACGGCCGCGCTTCCCGGCACGCCCGCCACC from Actinomycetota bacterium includes:
- a CDS encoding Flp family type IVb pilin, translating into MYAFLAKRLIAEEGATAVEYGLMVALIAVVIIAAVTLLGSNLAAMFERIAGAIGG